A window of the Lactobacillus amylovorus DSM 20531 genome harbors these coding sequences:
- a CDS encoding F0F1 ATP synthase subunit epsilon: protein MADPEKLFRVNVVTPNGMIYSHRGSIVDVRAVDGERSILYNHTPLLTPLVISEVKVKRSKEMGSRIDHIAISGGYIDFSENVATIIADSAERARNIDVSRAQAAKERAEKRLKEAREKHDERTVERAQVALRRAMNRISVYNARGH from the coding sequence ATGGCAGATCCAGAAAAGCTTTTTAGAGTAAATGTTGTAACTCCTAATGGAATGATTTATTCCCATCGTGGAAGCATCGTTGATGTACGCGCTGTTGATGGTGAACGTTCTATATTGTACAATCACACCCCGCTTTTGACTCCATTAGTTATTAGTGAAGTTAAAGTAAAACGTAGCAAAGAAATGGGTTCAAGAATCGATCACATCGCTATTAGTGGTGGTTATATCGATTTCTCAGAAAACGTAGCTACAATTATTGCGGATAGTGCCGAACGTGCTAGAAACATTGATGTTTCTCGTGCTCAAGCCGCTAAGGAAAGAGCAGAGAAGCGTCTTAAGGAAGCACGTGAGAAGCATGATGAACGTACTGTGGAACGTGCTCAGGTTGCTTTGAGACGAGCAATGAACAGAATCAGTGTTTACAATGCTAGAGGTCACTAG
- a CDS encoding DUF1146 domain-containing protein → MFQLGVHAIVSIIIYLIAIGLAFQAMKAVQLDKIVRKGRVFETQLLYLFGAIALGFLVGNFVITFIDTSMQLSNLF, encoded by the coding sequence ATGTTTCAATTAGGTGTTCATGCAATTGTAAGTATCATCATTTATTTGATTGCCATTGGATTAGCTTTTCAGGCAATGAAGGCTGTTCAATTAGATAAAATTGTGCGTAAAGGTAGAGTTTTTGAAACTCAACTTTTATATTTATTTGGTGCAATTGCGTTAGGCTTTTTAGTCGGCAATTTTGTAATTACTTTTATCGATACTTCAATGCAGCTTAGTAATTTGTTTTAA
- a CDS encoding rod shape-determining protein: protein MARDIGIDLGTANVLINVSGKGIVLNEPSVVAVNTDTNKVVAVGSEAYEMVGRTPGNIRVIRPLKNGVIADFDITEEMLSYFIEKLNVKGFMSKPNILICAPTGVTSIEQKAIIQAAEKSGGGKVYLDFEPKVAAVGAGLDIFKPQGNMVIDIGGGTTDVAILSMGEIVTSQSLRYAGDRMNQAVISYIKNKHNLLIGSRTAEQIKIEIGSAFEPDEDEQVTVRGRDVVDGLPKQTTVTAPEIQKALEPGLMSIIAAAKEVLETTPPELSADIIDRGIMLTGGGALLKNIDKLISYYLQVPVLTADHPLEAVALGTGTLLKNIEKHQ from the coding sequence GTGGCACGAGATATAGGAATTGATTTGGGGACAGCTAATGTATTAATTAATGTCTCTGGAAAAGGTATTGTTTTAAACGAACCTTCTGTTGTTGCCGTAAATACCGATACTAACAAGGTAGTTGCGGTTGGTTCAGAGGCATATGAGATGGTAGGTAGAACCCCTGGTAATATCCGCGTAATTCGTCCGCTTAAAAACGGTGTAATTGCAGATTTCGATATTACTGAAGAAATGCTGTCTTACTTTATTGAGAAATTAAATGTTAAGGGCTTCATGTCTAAGCCAAATATTTTGATTTGTGCTCCTACTGGAGTTACTTCAATTGAACAAAAGGCAATTATTCAAGCAGCTGAAAAATCAGGTGGCGGCAAGGTATATCTTGATTTCGAACCTAAGGTTGCAGCTGTTGGAGCTGGTTTAGACATTTTCAAGCCACAAGGGAATATGGTTATTGATATCGGTGGTGGTACTACTGATGTTGCAATTTTATCAATGGGTGAAATTGTAACTTCACAATCACTTCGTTATGCCGGTGATAGAATGAACCAAGCTGTAATTAGCTACATTAAGAATAAGCATAATTTGCTTATTGGTTCTAGAACCGCAGAACAAATTAAGATTGAAATCGGTAGTGCATTTGAACCTGATGAAGATGAACAAGTTACCGTACGTGGTCGTGATGTGGTTGATGGTTTGCCAAAGCAAACTACAGTTACCGCACCTGAAATTCAAAAGGCCTTGGAACCAGGTTTGATGTCAATTATCGCAGCAGCTAAGGAAGTTCTTGAAACTACTCCACCAGAACTTTCAGCAGATATTATTGACCGTGGAATTATGCTCACCGGTGGTGGAGCATTATTGAAGAATATTGATAAGCTAATTTCATATTACTTACAAGTTCCTGTTTTAACAGCTGATCACCCATTGGAAGCTGTTGCTTTAGGTACGGGTACTTTGCTTAAGAATATTGAAAAGCATCAATGA
- the yidD gene encoding membrane protein insertion efficiency factor YidD, whose translation MRKILIGLVRIYQTLISPLFPPSCRYYPTCSNYMIDALKKHGPILGLIMGICRILRCNPFIRGGVDPVPDNFTIFRNPHPERYEDEIIASKFHPDSK comes from the coding sequence TTGCGTAAGATTTTGATCGGTTTAGTGCGTATTTATCAGACACTAATTTCACCGCTTTTTCCACCAAGTTGTAGATATTATCCTACATGCTCTAACTATATGATTGATGCCCTGAAAAAACATGGCCCTATTTTAGGGCTAATCATGGGGATTTGTCGTATACTAAGATGTAACCCATTTATTCGTGGTGGGGTGGACCCAGTTCCTGATAATTTTACTATTTTTCGAAATCCACATCCGGAAAGGTATGAAGACGAGATTATCGCTTCTAAGTTTCATCCGGATAGCAAGTAG
- a CDS encoding DUF2969 domain-containing protein yields the protein MSKKLENIDIEVNELKGKNLPTWEVVIPNKKSIGLIEKVEGRYRATTTKTSNILFANSLESSINDLLSYFTLHEK from the coding sequence ATGTCTAAAAAGTTAGAAAATATTGATATTGAAGTTAATGAACTTAAGGGTAAGAATTTGCCAACTTGGGAAGTTGTTATTCCTAACAAAAAGTCCATTGGTTTAATTGAGAAGGTTGAAGGCCGTTACCGTGCTACTACAACTAAGACTAGCAACATTTTATTTGCTAACAGTCTTGAAAGTAGTATCAACGATTTGCTTTCATACTTCACATTACATGAAAAATAA
- a CDS encoding FtsW/RodA/SpoVE family cell cycle protein encodes MAKVENKTSLIDRLAWNIIIPVAILAIISLYCIYVAALGDPSHVGSPVRAVVMQALWYLISIAIVVVVMQFDAEQLFKIAPIFFGIGIFLLIAVLFLYNRSVAADTGAKSWFKLGPITFQPSELMKPAFILMLARVIKDHNDKYEHTIKTDWLLLGKIIAWLAPVAILLKLQNDFGTMLVFIAIVGGVVLVSGISWKIIVPLYGIVIVGAITVILLVVTPGGQSFLSHFFQAYQFERIKSWLDPSGDTSSGAYQLWQSMKAIGSGQLFGNGFGKASVYVPVRGSDMVFSVIGENFGFVGCVALILIYLYLIVQMVKISFDTRNVFYSYIATGVIMMILFHVFENIGMNIDLLPLTGIPLPFVSQGGSALLGNMIGIGLILSMKFHNRDYMFSTAGDF; translated from the coding sequence ATGGCAAAAGTTGAAAATAAAACGAGTCTGATTGACCGATTGGCCTGGAACATTATTATTCCAGTGGCAATTTTGGCTATAATCAGTTTGTACTGTATTTACGTTGCAGCACTTGGGGATCCATCGCATGTTGGTTCACCTGTTAGAGCTGTGGTAATGCAGGCTCTGTGGTATTTGATCTCGATTGCAATTGTTGTTGTCGTGATGCAATTCGATGCGGAGCAGCTCTTTAAAATTGCGCCGATCTTCTTTGGTATTGGCATATTTTTACTGATAGCAGTTTTATTCCTGTATAACCGTAGTGTAGCTGCAGATACAGGGGCAAAAAGTTGGTTCAAGTTAGGGCCAATTACTTTCCAGCCATCTGAGTTGATGAAACCGGCGTTTATCTTGATGCTGGCACGTGTGATTAAAGATCACAATGATAAATATGAACATACCATTAAAACAGATTGGCTGTTGCTTGGTAAGATTATTGCTTGGTTAGCACCAGTTGCGATTTTGTTAAAATTGCAGAACGACTTTGGTACTATGTTAGTTTTCATCGCTATTGTTGGTGGTGTGGTATTAGTATCAGGTATATCGTGGAAGATTATCGTTCCACTGTATGGAATCGTAATCGTTGGCGCAATTACAGTTATTTTGCTGGTTGTTACACCAGGAGGACAATCTTTCTTAAGTCACTTCTTCCAAGCTTATCAGTTTGAAAGAATTAAATCATGGCTAGATCCATCCGGTGATACATCATCCGGTGCTTACCAGTTATGGCAAAGTATGAAGGCCATTGGTTCCGGTCAATTATTTGGTAATGGTTTTGGCAAAGCTAGTGTATATGTTCCAGTTCGTGGATCCGATATGGTTTTCTCAGTTATTGGTGAAAACTTCGGTTTTGTCGGCTGTGTAGCTTTGATTTTGATTTATTTATACTTAATTGTTCAAATGGTTAAAATTTCGTTTGACACTAGAAATGTATTTTACTCATACATCGCTACAGGTGTTATCATGATGATTTTATTCCACGTATTTGAAAACATCGGTATGAATATTGACTTATTACCATTGACTGGTATTCCGTTGCCGTTTGTTTCTCAAGGTGGTTCAGCCTTGTTAGGTAACATGATTGGTATTGGATTGATCTTATCAATGAAATTCCATAATCGTGATTACATGTTTAGTACGGCTGGCGATTTTTAA
- a CDS encoding glycoside hydrolase family 3 protein, whose product MKRKLLILTALATTALLITCCQHQIKANSRTTNFKTTAVKKKTNKIDLILKHMTLNKKIGQLYFAHSTGNTKQMMQDVKKYHLGGTTLFAPDFQNKTKAQFDSEMRNYQKNSNHGLLIATDQEGGTVSRIDTNPSISQRKYPSPQEIYNTQGLTGIQKEDQTVAKILHQNGINMNFAPVADVAKDKNSFIYDRTLGQDYETTAKYIPVAVKSIQSQKVASCLKHFPGYGDAGDTHTGFAQINKPLSEYKKEDLLPFKAGIKAGVDGIMISHIVIKNIDAKMPASLSPAVHKLLRKNLAYQGLMITDDLQMGAITQYAKQHHINADVLALKAGNDMLLGGNYQTGILAIKKAVQKGTISQKQINDSVRRILQLKEKLGILK is encoded by the coding sequence ATGAAAAGGAAACTATTAATTTTGACTGCTTTAGCGACTACGGCATTATTAATTACCTGTTGCCAGCATCAGATAAAAGCTAACAGTAGAACAACTAATTTTAAAACTACGGCTGTTAAAAAGAAAACCAATAAAATAGATTTGATCCTTAAGCACATGACTTTAAACAAAAAAATAGGACAATTGTATTTTGCTCATAGTACAGGCAACACCAAGCAAATGATGCAAGATGTTAAAAAATATCACTTGGGCGGTACTACTCTATTTGCACCGGATTTTCAAAATAAGACTAAGGCTCAATTTGATTCGGAAATGCGCAATTATCAAAAAAACAGCAATCATGGTTTACTAATTGCCACCGACCAAGAAGGTGGAACAGTTTCCCGAATTGATACCAATCCTAGTATTTCACAACGAAAATATCCTAGTCCCCAAGAAATTTATAATACTCAAGGTCTAACTGGCATCCAAAAAGAAGATCAAACAGTAGCTAAAATTCTGCATCAAAATGGTATAAACATGAATTTTGCCCCTGTTGCTGATGTTGCTAAAGATAAGAATAGTTTTATCTATGATCGAACCTTAGGACAAGATTATGAAACAACAGCTAAGTATATTCCAGTTGCTGTCAAAAGCATCCAAAGTCAAAAAGTTGCTAGTTGTCTTAAACACTTTCCAGGATACGGAGATGCCGGTGATACTCATACCGGTTTTGCCCAAATCAATAAGCCATTGTCTGAATATAAAAAGGAAGATCTTTTACCTTTTAAGGCTGGAATTAAAGCTGGCGTGGATGGAATCATGATTTCACACATCGTGATCAAAAATATTGATGCTAAAATGCCGGCATCCCTCTCCCCAGCCGTGCACAAATTACTCCGTAAGAATTTAGCTTATCAAGGTCTAATGATTACTGACGACTTACAAATGGGAGCAATCACTCAGTACGCTAAGCAGCACCACATTAATGCCGACGTTCTTGCTCTAAAAGCTGGCAATGATATGCTTTTAGGTGGGAATTATCAAACTGGCATCCTTGCTATTAAGAAAGCCGTACAAAAAGGTACAATTAGTCAAAAGCAAATTAATGATTCAGTTAGAAGAATTTTGCAGTTAAAAGAAAAGTTAGGCATTCTTAAATAA
- a CDS encoding universal stress protein, translating into MLSQYKNIQVSVDGSKEADLAFSKAVAIAKRNNATLEILHVIDTRSFQNVSSFDSAMVEQVSKDAEKRMKDYQARAVKAGVKDSHYSVEFGSPKTIIGHDFPKKHNIDLIVVGATGLNAVERLLIGSVTEYVTRTSKCDVLVCRTEETANALEK; encoded by the coding sequence ATGCTTTCACAATACAAAAATATTCAAGTTTCTGTAGATGGTTCAAAAGAAGCCGATTTGGCTTTTAGTAAAGCTGTAGCCATCGCTAAGCGTAATAATGCAACTTTGGAAATTTTACATGTAATCGATACCCGTTCTTTCCAGAACGTTTCAAGTTTTGATTCTGCAATGGTCGAACAAGTTTCCAAGGATGCTGAAAAGAGAATGAAGGATTACCAAGCTCGTGCTGTTAAGGCCGGCGTAAAGGATTCTCATTACTCAGTTGAGTTCGGTTCACCTAAGACAATCATTGGTCACGACTTCCCTAAGAAGCACAACATTGACTTGATCGTTGTCGGTGCAACTGGTCTAAATGCAGTTGAACGTTTGCTCATCGGTAGTGTTACCGAATACGTTACCAGAACTTCAAAGTGCGATGTTTTGGTATGCCGTACCGAAGAAACTGCTAACGCTTTAGAGAAATAA
- a CDS encoding replication-associated recombination protein A, producing MKPLAYRMRPKNLDEVVGQQHLIGPGKIIRRMVEARLLSSMILYGPPGIGKTSIASAIAGSTKYAFRKLNAATDGKKQLQQVAEEGKMSGTVVLLLDEIHRLDKTKQDFLLPLLESGQVILIGATTENPYISISPAIRSRCQIFELKPLSSEDASKAIERALADKENGLGKYNVNLTDDARQLLIEKGNGDLRATLNSLELAVLSTKQELKNEHKDDSTILITQKEMADSIQMKIQNFDASGDGHYDLVSAFQKSIRGSDTDAALHYLARLIESGDLISICRRLAVIAYEDIGLANPAAAERAMTAIQAAQMVGLPEARIPLANAVIELALSPKSNSAITAIDNALSDIRNKKIDSIPANLKDAHYSGAKKLGHGINYLYPHDYQNDWVAQQYLPDNLTKANYFRPKGNSKVEQRYKAIYQKLKQMQTDDLSKN from the coding sequence ATGAAACCATTAGCATACCGTATGCGGCCTAAAAATTTGGACGAAGTTGTTGGACAGCAGCATTTAATTGGCCCTGGGAAAATCATTCGTCGAATGGTTGAGGCTCGTTTGCTTTCTTCTATGATTCTTTACGGCCCTCCTGGTATTGGTAAAACCAGTATTGCTAGTGCTATTGCCGGTTCCACTAAATATGCTTTTAGAAAGCTTAATGCGGCAACTGACGGCAAGAAGCAACTGCAGCAAGTTGCCGAAGAAGGCAAAATGAGCGGTACTGTCGTTTTATTGCTGGATGAAATTCATCGTCTCGATAAAACCAAACAGGATTTTCTGTTGCCCCTACTTGAATCAGGACAAGTTATTCTAATCGGTGCAACTACCGAAAATCCTTATATATCTATTTCTCCTGCCATTCGTTCGCGGTGCCAAATTTTCGAATTAAAGCCTTTATCAAGCGAAGATGCTTCTAAGGCCATCGAGCGTGCACTTGCCGATAAGGAAAATGGCTTGGGCAAATACAATGTTAATCTGACTGATGATGCTCGCCAGCTTTTAATTGAAAAAGGCAATGGCGATTTGAGAGCTACTTTAAATAGCTTAGAACTAGCCGTTCTTTCAACCAAGCAGGAACTTAAAAATGAACATAAAGATGATTCTACTATTTTGATCACTCAAAAAGAAATGGCCGATTCCATTCAGATGAAGATTCAAAACTTCGATGCATCTGGTGATGGCCACTACGATCTAGTTTCTGCTTTTCAAAAGTCAATCCGTGGTTCGGATACTGATGCGGCATTGCACTATTTGGCTAGATTAATCGAATCTGGTGATTTAATCTCTATTTGTCGTCGTCTGGCCGTAATTGCATATGAAGATATTGGTTTAGCTAATCCTGCCGCTGCCGAGCGAGCAATGACGGCTATTCAAGCCGCCCAAATGGTGGGCTTGCCTGAAGCTAGGATTCCACTTGCTAATGCTGTAATTGAACTTGCGCTGTCGCCCAAGAGCAACAGCGCCATTACTGCCATTGATAATGCACTCAGCGATATCCGAAATAAGAAGATTGACTCTATTCCCGCCAATTTGAAGGATGCACATTATTCTGGTGCTAAAAAATTAGGACACGGCATTAACTATCTCTATCCTCATGATTATCAAAATGACTGGGTAGCACAGCAATATTTGCCAGACAATTTAACTAAGGCAAATTACTTCCGGCCAAAAGGAAATTCTAAGGTAGAACAACGTTACAAAGCCATTTATCAAAAACTAAAGCAGATGCAAACTGATGATCTATCTAAAAACTGA
- the rpsD gene encoding 30S ribosomal protein S4 yields MSRYTGPSWKRSRRLGISLSGTGKEIARRNYAPGQHGPNSRGRLSEYGQQLHEKQKLRWMYGLNERQFRTLFARAGKIREGQHGVNFMILLERRLDNIVYRLGLATTREQARQLVNHGHITVDGKRVDIPSYEVSVGQTIGLKEKSKNLQQVKDALDAVTARPSFVSFDDNKMEGSLVRLPERDEMEPEIDELLVVEYYNKLL; encoded by the coding sequence ATGTCAAGATATACAGGTCCAAGTTGGAAACGTTCAAGAAGATTAGGTATTTCTCTTTCAGGTACTGGTAAGGAAATCGCTCGTCGTAACTACGCTCCAGGTCAACACGGTCCTAACAGTCGTGGTCGTTTATCAGAATACGGTCAACAATTGCACGAAAAGCAAAAGTTACGTTGGATGTACGGCTTAAACGAACGTCAATTTAGAACTTTGTTTGCTCGCGCTGGTAAGATTCGTGAAGGTCAACACGGTGTTAACTTCATGATCTTGCTTGAACGTCGTTTGGACAACATTGTTTACCGTCTTGGTTTAGCTACTACTAGAGAACAAGCTAGACAATTAGTTAACCATGGTCACATCACTGTTGACGGCAAGCGCGTTGACATTCCTTCATACGAAGTTTCAGTTGGTCAAACTATCGGTTTGAAGGAAAAGTCAAAGAACTTGCAACAAGTTAAGGATGCCTTAGATGCAGTTACTGCACGTCCATCATTTGTTTCATTTGACGACAACAAGATGGAAGGTTCTCTTGTACGTTTACCAGAACGTGACGAAATGGAACCAGAAATTGATGAATTACTCGTTGTTGAATACTACAACAAGTTACTTTAA
- the ezrA gene encoding septation ring formation regulator EzrA, producing MSSIQTIIIIAVVILIIVVIALMLWVNRRQLRAIEVIDAAVNEIEKMHLEEDITRLDKMDLAGESLTTLNTWRKSYNETSTKKLPRVQQLVEEAAQENTTYKLFKARKNIKEAQEIIKPTLEDARNTKAVFTELLESNKENQMQYNALIKVYRELRKSVLAGSFEYGAAIDQIEDQLASMESDFEEAKNLSSQGDHVEAKRVLSKIRMALGALQKRLPKIKEGNHQLEVVFQDQLRELSDAYKKMVSEKYYITDIDVLKRIKEIHCEIDDARKLLAETKVDELAKENKKISGEIDELYTALAKEYKARPFVEKNQNKMLTLIAHQQAASKKLVEKLQHIDESYELTHGELEKSKELEREVNDMNRQYTVDTQSIADGKGVYSAIQDSWLQMLDRLREIDQEQAKMSTDVDGLYDSENVANDSIKRFKQEVSLVYRRLERRNLPGNPDSFVQMYTLVVNEIGHVSDELSQVRINMEKISNELIQISDDVERLKREADDIINSANLVELTMQYSNKYADKDAIKQAQKLAMQLYNEYNYKDALDTIATALEKVEPGSYQRLENAYYSEQRE from the coding sequence ATGTCATCAATTCAAACTATTATTATAATTGCCGTTGTCATCCTTATTATAGTCGTCATTGCACTCATGCTTTGGGTCAACCGCAGGCAACTGCGTGCGATCGAAGTAATTGACGCAGCAGTCAATGAAATTGAAAAAATGCATCTCGAAGAAGACATTACGCGACTAGATAAAATGGATTTGGCCGGTGAAAGTCTAACTACATTAAATACTTGGCGCAAGAGCTACAATGAAACTTCAACTAAAAAATTGCCTCGCGTGCAACAGTTAGTTGAAGAAGCCGCCCAAGAAAACACCACTTATAAGCTCTTCAAAGCTAGAAAAAATATCAAAGAAGCTCAAGAGATAATCAAGCCTACTTTAGAAGACGCTCGCAATACTAAGGCCGTTTTTACAGAACTGCTTGAATCAAACAAAGAAAATCAAATGCAGTATAATGCTTTGATTAAGGTATATCGTGAACTTAGAAAGAGCGTTTTGGCTGGTTCCTTTGAATATGGTGCAGCTATTGATCAAATTGAAGATCAACTTGCATCAATGGAAAGTGACTTTGAAGAAGCCAAGAACCTTTCCTCTCAAGGTGATCATGTTGAAGCTAAGCGCGTATTGTCTAAGATTAGAATGGCTTTAGGCGCATTGCAAAAACGCTTGCCTAAGATTAAGGAAGGAAATCATCAATTAGAGGTTGTTTTCCAAGATCAATTGCGTGAATTATCTGATGCCTACAAGAAGATGGTTTCAGAAAAGTATTACATTACTGATATAGATGTATTGAAGCGAATTAAAGAAATTCATTGTGAAATTGATGATGCGCGCAAGTTGCTTGCAGAGACTAAGGTTGATGAATTAGCCAAAGAAAATAAAAAGATCTCTGGTGAAATCGATGAACTTTATACTGCTTTGGCTAAGGAATACAAGGCTCGTCCATTTGTTGAGAAGAATCAAAATAAGATGTTGACTTTGATTGCTCATCAACAGGCTGCTTCAAAGAAACTCGTTGAAAAATTGCAACATATTGATGAAAGTTACGAATTAACTCACGGTGAACTTGAGAAGAGTAAGGAACTTGAAAGAGAAGTCAATGATATGAATCGCCAATATACCGTCGATACGCAAAGTATTGCCGACGGCAAAGGTGTTTACTCCGCAATTCAAGATTCATGGTTGCAAATGCTAGATCGTTTGCGTGAAATCGATCAAGAACAAGCTAAGATGTCAACAGATGTTGATGGCTTGTATGATTCAGAAAACGTCGCTAATGATTCTATCAAACGCTTTAAGCAAGAAGTTTCGTTAGTATATCGTCGCCTTGAAAGACGCAACTTGCCAGGTAATCCAGATAGTTTTGTTCAAATGTATACCTTGGTAGTTAATGAAATCGGTCATGTCAGCGATGAGTTAAGTCAAGTTAGAATCAATATGGAAAAGATTTCTAATGAATTGATCCAAATTTCTGATGATGTTGAAAGACTTAAGCGCGAAGCTGATGATATTATTAATTCTGCTAACTTAGTTGAATTAACAATGCAATATTCTAATAAGTACGCTGATAAAGATGCAATTAAGCAGGCCCAAAAGCTCGCAATGCAGCTGTACAATGAATATAACTACAAAGATGCATTAGATACCATTGCTACTGCACTTGAAAAAGTAGAACCAGGCAGCTACCAACGTCTTGAAAATGCATATTATTCAGAACAAAGAGAGTAA
- a CDS encoding cysteine desulfurase family protein, whose product MIYFDNSATTKIDPQVLDTYNKVATNIWGNPSSLHKMGDRAHQLLEASRKQIAGLLGVKQHEIFFTSGGTESNNTAIKGTAIQKREFGKHIITSSVEHASVANSFTALENLGWRVTRLPVDKKGRVNVNDLRNAIDSDTTLVSIMGVNNEIGTIQPIDEISDLLENYPTIQFHVDNVQALGKNIWDKVFTPRVDLSSLSAHKFHAPRGIGILYKKEGKMLSPLNDGGGQEKGLRSGTENLPAIAGMAKAIRLLLEDEPEKAAREAAIKAKIVDYLKQKPGIDIFSPVQDNFAPHILCFALEGIRGETLVHTLEDQDIYTSTTSACASKTADEASTLVSMHIDDKIATSAIRLSFDETNTLEEADEFIKVFDKIYNHFAKINHLGEN is encoded by the coding sequence GTGATTTATTTTGATAACAGTGCAACAACTAAGATAGATCCTCAAGTATTGGATACTTATAACAAGGTAGCAACCAATATTTGGGGCAATCCTTCCAGTTTGCATAAAATGGGGGACCGTGCTCACCAATTGCTTGAAGCATCTCGCAAGCAAATTGCTGGATTATTAGGTGTAAAACAACATGAAATTTTCTTTACCTCAGGTGGTACAGAATCAAATAATACAGCGATCAAGGGAACTGCTATTCAAAAGCGGGAATTTGGTAAGCATATCATTACTTCTAGTGTTGAACATGCTTCAGTTGCCAATAGCTTCACTGCTTTGGAAAACTTGGGCTGGCGTGTGACTCGACTTCCAGTAGATAAGAAAGGTAGAGTTAATGTTAATGACCTAAGAAATGCAATTGATTCAGATACAACGCTAGTTTCAATCATGGGTGTTAATAACGAGATTGGGACCATTCAACCAATCGATGAAATTAGTGATTTGCTTGAAAATTATCCAACGATTCAATTCCACGTTGATAACGTTCAAGCACTTGGCAAGAATATTTGGGATAAAGTCTTCACACCAAGAGTAGACTTATCTAGCTTATCTGCTCACAAGTTCCATGCACCTCGTGGTATTGGTATTCTTTATAAAAAAGAAGGCAAGATGCTTAGTCCGCTTAATGATGGTGGCGGCCAAGAAAAGGGGCTTCGTTCAGGTACCGAAAACTTACCAGCAATTGCAGGGATGGCAAAAGCAATTCGTCTTTTACTTGAAGATGAACCTGAAAAGGCTGCTAGAGAAGCTGCAATTAAGGCAAAGATTGTTGATTATTTGAAGCAAAAGCCAGGTATTGATATCTTTTCACCAGTTCAAGACAACTTTGCACCACACATTTTATGCTTTGCCTTAGAAGGCATTCGTGGAGAAACTTTGGTGCATACGCTTGAAGATCAAGATATTTATACTTCAACTACTTCTGCTTGTGCTTCAAAGACAGCAGATGAAGCAAGCACCTTGGTTTCTATGCATATTGATGATAAGATTGCTACTAGTGCAATTCGTTTAAGTTTTGATGAAACGAATACGCTTGAAGAGGCAGATGAGTTTATCAAGGTCTTTGATAAGATCTATAACCATTTTGCTAAAATTAATCATTTGGGAGAAAATTAA